In Salmo salar chromosome ssa14, Ssal_v3.1, whole genome shotgun sequence, the sequence tgtgtcccaaatggcaccctattccctatgtagtgcactgcgtttgaccagggccctagcggctgtttgaaagtagtgcaccatatagggaattgTCTAAGTGACAGGTGTTGAGAGTTTAGGCCGATCTCATTTATAGAAAAGCCTCGAGTTGGACTGTCTGCTTTTGTCCATTTCATTCCGTAGATTAACTAACTAATCTGCTTCTGAATAAATGTGGCCAACTGGCTTTAATACTACTGTGACCTACCACTTCTTGGTCAATCAGGATGACTAGGCTACATCCCAAGAAAGGGGGTGATAACTTCAAATCTGGAGAGAGCCATTTGTCTTCTATCTAGATTTACAATAACAATGCAATTATTTAGAAGCTTCATTACCCTAGTTTGAGGATGCAAGGATTGATGTGGTTGACACTGACAAAAATAATCAAttgaaatgtaggcctacatcaCTCACGGTAGTATATTCGtaacaacaataacaaggagCATGGCATGATTGTGGCTGGAAATCCCCCCCTTTGATTTTAGCAGCAGTTGTAGGTGAGGAGAGACAGTACTCTAAACTAGCTCACCCGGGCCTTTTGTAAGGAACACCGTTCAGGGTGAGTTCTTTCCTCACTCAAGCGATGCCGCTCTCGCTTCACCACCTGGGTAAGTTGGAATAAAAGGACAAAAGATaaaacacaaataataatataaatgaaACCAAAGGCATTTGCTCTTAGCATTTCTCTATGGAACAACAGCAGGGCTAGAAGGGTCATTGCTACAGCAGCAAAAGACAAAACGTACAGCAGCAGCAGATATTACTTTGATAATTTCTGAATCATTTTTATCCTTTGGATGTTCCCGGTCTGTAATAAGGAATTACTGTATAAATTGGGCCTCATGGTGTTTGAGTGGAGGTGAGTTGCAACTGATCCAGTGCCTTCAGGGAAGGGGAATGTATTTGAGTTCTCAGCTGTTCTGGTCTTCCTGTTGAGTCCAATGTAAATGATTGCGAGGTAGAAATTTCTGCATCGTTGTACAAAATGTACAACTATTgtgttcattttttaaatttatttgtaTACCTTTGAATTTTTACCAGATCATAAGAGGGTGGCATATCCTGGAAAATAAAGGGTTATAATCTTTTTTTTATTCAGTCATTCAAACATCATTTGTGCTCTGTCATCCAGTCTTTCGGTATTTGACAACTTCATTTGGAGTCTTTATTTATTCTTTGAGCAAAAAGCCGACaaaatctcattccaaatgtGAAATTTGAGGTAGGTTTAGGAGTAGACTCAAATACTGAATGACACCATTGAATTTGAAGGTATCTGACAATTGAATAATGCTCAACTGAGTTTTATTGAAACGGAACAAACGTAAAAGTTATAAATACAAACATCAGAACAAACTGCAATGGCTTTTAAGGTAAGCCAAACCAAACTAACGGGCAAGTGTAAAGAAAACATAGGAAGTTATTTAATAATATCAGTTTTAAAAAACACAATTGATCTACCTCTAGAAATGCTTGACATACACTTAACATTACAAAACGTTAAATTTTTCTACTTCCTGTGGATTCTTTTCTCCATCACGGCAAAAAATGAATATGAAGCTCTAGCCATAAGCAATTATTTACAAGCAAGTCACTATGCCACTGTTAGAAACCAGAAATAAGGGGAATACAGGTAGGGGATGGAGGGGCTTGGACACAAACTTTCCTGCAAGGCAAGATCATGATTTTAATGTCCTCAGACTTTTGAAAATGAATGTCCACATTTAAAATGCTCATTGTTGGCtttaaaataaacaaacaaaatgttGGAAGGTAAAAGTGATGTGTGTTTTAAGACATTTGTCCCATGTAACCGTAAGAGTAAGAAATGATTCAGCAAAACGGTTACATTCACATCTTCAGGCCAAAATGCAATTCCAGCCAATCATGTGCCAATTCTGGGGGTGTCTGTCCATTTTTTTCTCTcagtgaatttttttttttttctccgtgAGGGATGAAGAATAAAAAGTCAATCAAAAACATTGCGCCAATCTCCTTATGTTTTCTCCCCCTGtacttttgtttttattttgcCAAATACCTTTTTTGATGCGTCTACTTCCACTGTTGCCCATAAGAATCCTGTGAAAACTCCAGGGTGTCATTACTGTAACCATAGTTACCGGAATAGTCGGCCCCTTGCTGCAGGGGCTGCTGGGCGATGGGCTGGGACCCCCAGTTCTGCTGGTTGATCTGCCGGCGCTTGGAGTCAGGCTGGTTGAAGACATCCGCCTTCCTCTTCCCGCCCACATTGCCCCCGCGGTTCCCCCTGGCTCCTCGGGTACCTCGGCCCCTCTGTGGCTGGAATGGTCCCCCTCGgccccctcctctgccacccctgGGCCCGCCGATGGGTGGCCCCCTCTGGGCATAGCCCCCTCGGCCCCGTGTGGGTTGTGCTCCGCGGGTCCTGGGTGGGCCTCCCCTGCTGGGGCGGCTGCCACGGCCCCTCATGCTGTACACATCGTCGTAACCGTAGTACGGGTCCTCGTAACCCCCGCGGTAGTCGTGATAGTCGTAGCCGTAGTAGTCATCGTAGTAGTCCTCGTAGCTGTAGTAGTCTGGGGGGTAGGCGGCATAGCCACCACCCCCTCTGCCACCACGGCCCCTGCCCCTACCTGGTGGAGGCATGCGTGGCGGTGGATAGTAGTAATAGTCATCATACCTGCAGAATACAAGAATAACACATAAGGTTCAACGTAATCCCATGACAGGAGATCTACTCAGATATTAGGCACAGTCGCTCTGTGACCTCACCCTGGGTTTCTGGTGGTCTGGCGTTGAGCCTGCCGCTCTTTCCTTTTCTTGTCAGGGGGCTTGGCCAGGACTATCTCAATCTCCTCTCCCCCCAGCTCCTTCCCATTCATTTCTGACATTGCCTGAGGAAAGCAGAAAATGTGTATCACACATACGAAGGTAAaacgtatttatttttttactgagaAATAAGGACGATGGGTAACCCACCTTCACAGCTGCGTCCCTGTCCTCAAAGTGAACAAAGGCGTAGTCTTTGAGCTTCTTCACCCGCTCCAACTTTCCAAACGCAGAGAAGGTCTTCTCCAGTAGCTCCTCTGTGACCGGGGTGGCTAGCTTCCTGACAAACAGGACTTTTACCTGATGACACAAACATTACAgttcaactccatattaatctcAGTTTATGCAGAGAGAGGTCATTGTAAAATGAGAGTGAGTGTGGGAGAGCAAGTGAACAAGACATGACTTACCTTCGCCATGACATCTGGGTCGGGCTCAGCGACCGGGTCAGCCCACTCCACAGTGACCGGGTTCCCCCACACCTTCACCTTGCCGCTCATCAGGCGGCGGCGGGCCTGGGCTGCAGATTTGTGGTCCTCGTACTCCAGGAAACAGAAGCCACGGTTCTTCTTCTTGTCGTCCGGCTGGTGGTAGAGGATCACTTCCTGAAGCCCCTCTGGAGGAAGGAGACTGGTGTCACATGACTGATGTCTGACCAATGACAACCCACAGAACATAAAACAAATGTAAACCAAATTGGGGTGTCTGCACTGTCACTGACCTGTGACTTTGCCGAAGTCCTCCAATATGCTCTCTCTGGTCTTGTTCTTTGGGATTGATCCAACAAACAGGCGGTTGTTTGCTACAGATATGCAAACTCCAAGGTATTTCCCAGACCGGATTTCATAGTTATCACACTGAAAACAAGAATCGAGGAAAGATGGCTTAAGAGCTGTCATTTTATTGCGAGGAACTGCAGTTTTATCCATTTTTTTTAATTCCGTTTTGTCCTTGAGGAACTGCAGTTCCTCACAATAAAAATGACAGCTCTTAAgctgtcaacactttgttcaaaacttttataagccataaaatgtgcaTTCTGCCTACTTCCACTCACGCTACAACCAGCTCTGCAGCTGCAATTAATGAGTATAGCAAAGTGCTCCgttattattagcagcttgtcATTTTTAATAGAGGAATATTACAGTCATCATCGGAGTAataacatgaattggtgcatgagacagaaataatgcagtgtgaCTTGAGTTTTGCCATGAGCTGAAAgactgtccccttttctcagcagagggagggagagcagagggacgCGAGTCAGGTGAGAGGCAACCTCACCGCTGCTCGCTCCCCCCCCCCAGACTGATGCAAGCCATCAgtctagtaaaaaaaaaaaaaaaaaaagatctattAGCAGTGTGATCAtgttattttttcaaatataattATAAAATGGTCTGAGAAAAACAACATTAGCATGGTAATTCAAGCATagtcaatatgcagtgataatgtattgggcctatagcctactgcacaaataTCATTGCGGAAGAACTGTTTAATTGGTTAATATTGCATAGGCTTACGTTCTCTAAgtcatgaaaaaaaaatctgagcgttAGATCTTGGAttacattttgactcagaaagtgatatggactcagaaaaggttggtaacCACTGCCCTAGACTAAAAAAAGCACACTCAATGGAGATTCTCTATTGAAAGTGATTTTTAGTCAAGGACTaggcttcatctgtgtctgggaaacaagCCGCTTGGTTCTTAGAAGGTGAAGTAAGACTTGACTGACTGCAGGGACTTACAAGTTTCACTGCCTCAGCTGCTGCATCCTTGCCGCAGAAGGTGATGAAGGCGTATCCCCGGTTCTGACCCGATAGGGGGTCCATCATTAGCCTCAGGTCCCAGATTGGGCCCGCCTTCTCAAACAGTGGCACCAGCTCGTCTTCATACAGATCTCTGGGGATCTTTCCCACAAACACCTGAAGGCAGAAAACAGAGCCTAGATCAGTGAGGGTTCCACAATGTAATCAGATCAGCGCATGATACTTCAGCAGGGGAAGACGGCTGTAGTGTTGCTATAAAAGTCTGTTGCCATTCCTGGGGCCAAAGTCTTACAAACGTATCTCTTTATCAGTCATAGGCTTTGCCACAATGTTATAATGGTTCATCTCAGGCAACTTTACCTCAGTTCCAATCCCAGGCTGTGCTCCCTGGAACACTTCCTCCGGTGGGGGCCCTCCATATTTCCTCTGTCCTGTGGTGACGTCCAAGGTGTATCCTGTCCGCTCCAACAGAGCCTGGGGAACATGTAGAGGTCAGCATAACCAATACACAACATGAGCAGGAACGCAACGTTTGAGGGCGAAATTTCAACCACAGTGGTTTCCAATTTTCAACATAAGACAAACCTCGTCATCAAATCTTCAAAGTCATACTCAAAatcagaaaaaaaaaaacaattggttGGGCAGCACCGCCTATGGGAGAATTAGTCTATCTccagccatcccatctggtctcccatccagggttttaaccgaGCCCAGCCCTGCTTAGTTTTGATATTTGTCACCGACTACTACCAATGTGCCAGGGTGAGAAAGATTGAGAGATGTCTTACCTAAATATATTAATTGTTGCTATCGTAGCCATTTcaaaagggtaggtttaacagaaaAATTGTTTTACATTTAAACGGTTGCTTATGTTCGCAACTATGGACTCAGTGTATTTCTGGACTCTAACCTCATGAATTTAGTCTTGGTTTTATTTGTTTCATTTAATTAATTTGTGTACTAGGACTCTATTCAGTCTGTACAGCTGAAGTGTTTAAGGTAAATGTAAGCATACTTTATAAGTCACATCAATGACACTATTTAGGTCTGTATAGCATTTGGGAAGTCATCAATAGCTATTGTGCTGCAACTTTAGACACTTTTGGAAAATACTCTTCAAAACTTTAAATGTGTCTTAATGTTTTATGGATATTTCAAATAGTAGGATTAGGCTTTTGGTTGTTTGATTCACAACAGCAAGGAAGGATTTTTTCCCCCCCAGCCACGCATGCATAATTTCTGTCTTATAATGATGGTCAACTAAGGTTTGTTCAAATTTCTCATTAGATTTGTATATCTTGCTATTGTGTTCTCACGCACTCTCTCCAAAAACAACTTAAAACTTTGAGATAATGCATGctaaattattccttgcccacgaacattcaaccacccgtcagagatgattgcaatacagtctgctttctctatgatttgcttgaccttcacttgaactctgttgaactccgCATCCAGCAAATTAGATAAAGCATGTTtgtttggaggggtgtatgctgggcaaagaacattcagaTATCTCTTCCAATACATATTGCCTGTGAGCAGAGTTGAACCAGTTGCATATACAGCTCGTGCAAGACATTCCTcaacatttctctgactacgttcctccatggagtcaaaaaaaacatctgattccCGGAGGACCATAAGCTGTTGCTATCGACAAGGTGTCCGATTCATCATtgtcacctcgaatagaagtagacacttttgtcagaggttgcttgttgtgagcgctgtgggaactttatgcacttagccagatgattctgcatctttttttcattcttcacatatgatttggcacagtatttgcaaatgtacacagcttttccttctacattagctgcagtgaaatgtctccacacatcagatagtgcctgtggcattttcctgtaaagatttcaaaacaaaaaaaaaacaatacaattccatgtacagataaatagttaagcagttagattaaaactcctttgtaagataaatgtttttaaatgaaacGTATATGGAAACACTTAGTTATCAGGCTCAAGCAAGCtcaaacccacatggtagcaaaaactaactagcagaaattgttaacaagttaaatTATTTCTaacacacactttgctgtaggctactatttaacaAAGAAATCATCtgtcataaaatatattcaccccacccagtattgtaatcaaaacttaccagaaagcatgcagtccttggctcagacagtgtagtagtgtgggctcaatagcatctcagtgtgcaagatcttgagaatcagctgtacatgtgatggaagagtgcactgtgcatgcaaAGGGTTGCAATTTCactgaattggggatagtttaacaaacatatgccacaagacctagaattgccttgtgtatcccacgTAAAAGTGAACCTTTTTCACAAATTTAAGCAAAATCCCCCAAATTCCctggcttaacttcccatggaaaatttccagAAAGTTTCTAAACCTTTGCAACCCTAATTGTGGATCAATGCCATGTGGTATcggtctactcagtgacacccagagaacattagcgtcATAGCTCTTATTGTAGTACTCTGAAACAACTGAATTGAGACACATTTTGTCCaactatgtgtattgaacactattcacgaggaaaaacaatactgcgtgGATGTTTGGGAATCTGATAACggtgggaaaaaaatatattgggtattgagtagactgataccccatttcattgatccccaatccctaggtaaagctgtacagtgcaatatgaatgtcaagaCACcaaataggctgactggggatgTGATTTCACAGTCCCGCAATAAGAACTACAACGTTAATATTTGcataaactcttcacagttgtgttctgcgggtgtcaccgagtagactgacaccccatttcattgcttcacattccaaccctgtttaacattatctagtctaaatatggcatgattccaccaaccTTCTGCATCACCTGcaaagaggtacttttattttgaaggcaaaacgCAAATTCCacttgtgaagctagccacaactCATAACCCAGGCTGGTCAAGCCTCACTAGTCAGacgaagctagctggctgcttataacagctttgggcaacagggttaagtagctggctagctatttattttcatgaactgaagttcaagtTCAATAGGCGagcaacaagtggcaacctagctaatacttacaacattctataatagaactgtgcCATTTGATAGTGATATTTGACATGTATCTTTTTTTGAAACGcaaaagacccaaacggcgttccatagtatgttgtgacgctattactgtgtaactccggttgGGCAacgtgtaccggtgctcgaccagtcggcgaaagccaacatcacccacgacagagaacagttgattgtcaagggcagtgaattccattatcttgactttaatggatttcgcctttgagttgtcatCTTatcctttcaaatgactgctccaCTTgctgactgctcgatccacacagcagacattgtgggctaggttaggaatgctgttttGCACGTGTAGCGTAGCATTTTACATGGCGTCATTacatcatgtacctacgttatataggtatgcacgtcagctttgacatcggttttacaCGTCGTTAAAATAGACATCGTGCCGATACCgacattagctaaaaatgccaatgtcggccgattccgatatgttcactggTATATCGTACATCCCTAGTGCATTTAACGTCAATGATTATATAAAAAATTATTCGAACAAAACTGCACTCAAAAAGCAATAATTGCTCAACACTAGTTgccaaccaaacacaattcaatattccttttgtaatacagtaaacagcctaaagttaaggctcttaaactaatgtaacagtatttattaaaccttaaaatgagtaaaaCATCCATGACTACAtttagttacagtaacctcaaagtGATCATAGAAAGTGTGCattttcaagatagcatgcaaaggtcgcaggtctgtggagatcttcacaattgctataataatctgtgcagaatcttgAACAGCCTTGATCACTtgcactaatatatatatatacactgaacaaaaataaaacatgtaaagtcttggtcccatgtttcatgagctgaaataaaagatgaaataaatgttccatatgcacaaaaagcttatttctcacacattgtgcacaaatttgcttCCATCCCCacttctcctttgtcaagataatccatccacctaacaggtgtggcatatcaagaagcatgatcattacacaggtgcaccttgtgctggggacaataaaaggcccctctaaaatgtgtagttgtgttacaacacaatgctacatgatatctcaagttgagggagcgtgcaattggcatgctgactgcaggattgtccaccagagctgttgccagatacttTAATGTTcccttctctaccataagccacctcccaGCATTGTTTTAGATAATGACACCACgacagcccaggacttccacgtCTGGCTTCTTCACCCGCGGGAATGTCAGACCAGccactcggacagctgatgaaactgaggagtatgtctatctgtaataaagtccttttgtgcagaaaaatgtattcgtattggctgggcctggctccccagtgtgtGAGCCAATgctctcccaggcccacccatggctctggccagtcaagtgaaatccataaattaggcctaatgaatttacttCAGTTGACTGGATGGATGaactgatgaaaataatcattgcCTCAACCTTCAAGctacatactggaccctattccaactaaactactgaaagagctgcttcctgtgcgtggcctcctatgttgaacataaacggctctctatccaccggatgtgtaccaaactcactaagagtggcagtaataaagcccctcttgaaaaagccaaacctcgaccctgaaaatataaaaaaaatctcccattcctcccaAAAacaattgaaaaagctgttgcacagcaactcactgccttcctgaagacaaaatgtatacgaaacgcttcagtctggttttagaccccatcatagcactgagactgcacttgtgaaggtggcaaattaccttttaatggtgtcacaCCGAGGCTCtgtatctgtcctcgtgctcctagaccttagtgctgcttttgataccgtcgatcaccacattcttttggagagattggaaacccaaattggtctacacggacaacttctggcctggtttagatcttatctgtcggaaagatatcagtttgtctctggatggtttgtcctctgacaaagcaactgtacatttcggtgttcctcaaggctccgttgtaggaccactattgttttcactatatattttacctcttggtgatgtcattcggaaacatgttaactttcactgctatgcggatgacacacagctgtacatttcgatgaaacatggtgaagccccaaaactgccctccgtggaagcctgtgtttcagacataaggaagtggatggcgaaAAAagatgttctacttttaaacaactcggacaaaacagagatgcttgttctaggtacCAAGAAAcaaaaagagatcttctgttgaatctgacaattaatcttgatggttgtacagttgtctcaaaaaaaattgaaggacctcggcgttactctggaccctgatctcttttgacgaacatatcaggactgtttcaaggacagcttttttccccatctacgtaacattgcaaaaatcaggaaCTTTgtccaaaaatacagaaaaatgtatccatgcttttgtcatttctaggttagactactgcaatgctctactttacagctaaagcactaaataaacttaagtTAGTGCAAAACACATCTGGTTAGAATCTTGAGTAGAACCCAAATATTTGATCAtactactccagtgctagcctctctctacactggcttcctgttaaggcaagggctgatttcaaggttttactgctaacctacaaagcattacatgggcttgctcctacccatctttccgatttggtcctgccgtacatacctacacgtacgctacggtcacaagacgcaggcctccttactgtccctagaatttctaggCAAACAGCTGgatgcagggctttctcctatagagctcaatttttatggaatggtctgcctatccatgtgtgagacgcagactcagtctcaacctttaagtctttattgaagactcatctcttcaataggtcctatgattgagtgtaatcTGGCCCAGGAGTGGGAAGGTTGAACGGAAGGGCACTGGAGCAAccaaccacccttgctgtctctgcctgtccagttcccc encodes:
- the LOC106570083 gene encoding heterogeneous nuclear ribonucleoprotein R isoform X2; amino-acid sequence: MAAAAEVNGTSALVREEEEPMEVTAEGEHTENYQTLINAGLPQKVAESLDNVFSTGLVAYADLDERAIDALREFNEEGALSVLLQFKESDLSHVQNKSAFLCGVMKTYRQREKQGSKVQESTKGPDESKIKALLERTGYTLDVTTGQRKYGGPPPEEVFQGAQPGIGTEVFVGKIPRDLYEDELVPLFEKAGPIWDLRLMMDPLSGQNRGYAFITFCGKDAAAEAVKLCDNYEIRSGKYLGVCISVANNRLFVGSIPKNKTRESILEDFGKVTEGLQEVILYHQPDDKKKNRGFCFLEYEDHKSAAQARRRLMSGKVKVWGNPVTVEWADPVAEPDPDVMAKVKVLFVRKLATPVTEELLEKTFSAFGKLERVKKLKDYAFVHFEDRDAAVKAMSEMNGKELGGEEIEIVLAKPPDKKRKERQAQRQTTRNPGYDDYYYYPPPRMPPPGRGRGRGGRGGGGYAAYPPDYYSYEDYYDDYYGYDYHDYRGGYEDPYYGYDDVYSMRGRGSRPSRGGPPRTRGAQPTRGRGGYAQRGPPIGGPRGGRGGGRGGPFQPQRGRGTRGARGNRGGNVGGKRKADVFNQPDSKRRQINQQNWGSQPIAQQPLQQGADYSGGEARAASLE
- the LOC106570083 gene encoding heterogeneous nuclear ribonucleoprotein R isoform X1, translated to MAAAAEVNGTSALVREEEEPMEVTAEGEHTENYQTLINAGLPQKVAESLDNVFSTGLVAYADLDERAIDALREFNEEGALSVLLQFKESDLSHVQNKSAFLCGVMKTYRQREKQGSKVQESTKGPDESKIKALLERTGYTLDVTTGQRKYGGPPPEEVFQGAQPGIGTEVFVGKIPRDLYEDELVPLFEKAGPIWDLRLMMDPLSGQNRGYAFITFCGKDAAAEAVKLCDNYEIRSGKYLGVCISVANNRLFVGSIPKNKTRESILEDFGKVTEGLQEVILYHQPDDKKKNRGFCFLEYEDHKSAAQARRRLMSGKVKVWGNPVTVEWADPVAEPDPDVMAKVKVLFVRKLATPVTEELLEKTFSAFGKLERVKKLKDYAFVHFEDRDAAVKAMSEMNGKELGGEEIEIVLAKPPDKKRKERQAQRQTTRNPGYDDYYYYPPPRMPPPGRGRGRGGRGGGGYAAYPPDYYSYEDYYDDYYGYDYHDYRGGYEDPYYGYDDVYSMRGRGSRPSRGGPPRTRGAQPTRGRGGYAQRGPPIGGPRGGRGGGRGGPFQPQRGRGTRGARGNRGGNVGGKRKADVFNQPDSKRRQINQQNWGSQPIAQQPLQQGADYSGNYGYSNDTLEFSQDSYGQQWK